AGGTCACCGACTCCAACCGGCTGACGCGGAAACGCCAGCAGCGGGCGACGCAGGTGCCAGCTCTGCTCGCGGGTCACCAGCAGCATCTCGAAAGCATCCTCGCCGCGCCCCGGGTAGGCCAGGTGCTTGACCAGTACCGCCTGCGGCCCACGTGCCAGCAGGCTGCGCGCCATGGCCACGCAATCTTCCAGCGACTGCGCATGCCGACCACAGAAACTGTCGAGCTCGAGCTGGTTCGGGCAGAGGATGTCGGCCACCGACGCCGCCTGCTCAAGCAGGAAGTCGCTGACCTCCTGGGGCACGATGCAGCCCTTCTCGGCGTGCCCCATCACCGGGTCGCACAGGTACAGCGCATGCGGGTTGACCGCCTTGATCCGTTCGACGCCGGCCAGGATCGCCCGCCCCTGCTCGGCACTGCCCAGGTAACCCGAGAGCACTGCATCGCAATGGCCCAGCTCGCCGATATTGGAAATGCCTTCCACCAACGCAGGAATTTGCTCCGGAGCAAGCACTTCGCCAGCCCACTGGCCATACTGAGTGTGGTTGGAGAACTGCACAGTGTTGAGCGGCCAGACATTGACGCCGATGCGCTGCATGGGAAACACCGCGGCGCTGTTTCCGGCATGGCCAAAGACCACATGGGACTGGATCGCGAGCAAGTGCGGTGTACGTTTCATGCAGGAGACTTCCGAAGCTGTGTGGATAAGTGAAAGTCGATCAGTATGAACCCGAAAGCCACCTATACGACAGGCCAGGCACGCAGTTAAGCTGAAGCCACCTGTCTGGAGCATATGCAAATGTTGACCCTGGAGAACCTGTTCGTCCTGATGCTGTTGGCGACGGCTGGCGCCTGGCTGTGGCACAACCATGGCTTGCGAGAGAAGGCGCTGGAACGGGTCAAGCAGCATTGTGCGAAGCTCGACCTGGAGCTGCTAGACGACGCCGTGGCCCTCAAGCGCATCGCCTTCATACGCGATGCCAATGGCCGCAAGCGTCTGGCACGGGTCTATGCCTTCGAGTTCACCGTTACCGGCGAACAGCGTCACCCCGGCACCGTGACCCAGTTCGGCGCCCATACCGTACAGATCGAACTGGCACCCTACCCGTTCGAGATCAAGACCCCGCCGCGCACCGACAACGTTATCGAAATGCAGCAATGGCGCCAGGAGCACAACCGCTGGCGCAACTGATCAGCCGTTTACGCGGCAGTGCTCGATGGCTGCTTGAAGGGGCTGCAACGGCTGGGGCTCATCAAAGATCAGCTCGATACGCGAGTCCCTGCGCCATTCGCTTGAACGCCACTCAGGCACACCGCGCTCCAGGCCGTTGAATGATTGCCAACCCTGGGTGCTGTGGATAACCCCTTTGGCTCGCCGCCACGCCCATTGCGCGAGCACGCCACGCAATGCAGCCTCATCGAAGCGCTGGCTCGGATGCCAGCGCCAGCCAACACTCCACCCACCCTCACCTTGCTGCGCCTGGCAGATGGGTTGGCGCGGATCTGTCCACAGGGCAGCCAAGCTGACGGGTGAGCTGTCCACAGGCAGGCTGGAAAGAACCCCTGAGGGTAAAGGCTCTGTGGA
The Pseudomonas putida genome window above contains:
- the pdxY gene encoding pyridoxal kinase PdxY produces the protein MKRTPHLLAIQSHVVFGHAGNSAAVFPMQRIGVNVWPLNTVQFSNHTQYGQWAGEVLAPEQIPALVEGISNIGELGHCDAVLSGYLGSAEQGRAILAGVERIKAVNPHALYLCDPVMGHAEKGCIVPQEVSDFLLEQAASVADILCPNQLELDSFCGRHAQSLEDCVAMARSLLARGPQAVLVKHLAYPGRGEDAFEMLLVTREQSWHLRRPLLAFPRQPVGVGDLTSGLFLARVLLGDSWLQAFEFTAAAVHEVLLETQACASYELQLVRAQDRIAHPRVRFEAQVLAF
- a CDS encoding DUF3301 domain-containing protein yields the protein MLTLENLFVLMLLATAGAWLWHNHGLREKALERVKQHCAKLDLELLDDAVALKRIAFIRDANGRKRLARVYAFEFTVTGEQRHPGTVTQFGAHTVQIELAPYPFEIKTPPRTDNVIEMQQWRQEHNRWRN